One part of the Muntiacus reevesi chromosome 18, mMunRee1.1, whole genome shotgun sequence genome encodes these proteins:
- the SPACA3 gene encoding sperm acrosome membrane-associated protein 3 — translation MEAGSWAPRRWPCPPGIVLLALASVLSSLLSSGQARVYSRCELARVLQDFGLEGYRGYSLADWICLAYFASGFNTGAVDHEADGSTNSGIFQINSRKWCKNLNPNVPNLCQMYCSDLLNPNLKDTVICAMKITQDPQGLGSWEAWRHHCQGKDLSDWVDGCEL, via the exons ATGGAAGCCGGGAGCTGGGCTCCCAGAAGGTGGCCCTGCCCGCCCGGGATCGTGCTGCTGGCCTTGGCTTCTGTCCTCAGCAGCCTGCTCTCCTCCGGCCAGGCCAGGGTCTACAGTCGCTGCGAGCTGGCCAGGGTACTTCAGGATTTCGGCCTGGAGGGATACCGGGGCTACAGCCTGGCTGACT GGATCTGTCTTGCTTACTTCGCAAGCGGCTTCAATACAGGTGCCGTGGACCACGAAGCCGATGGAAGTACCAACAGCGGCATCTTCCAGATCAACAGCCGAAAGTGGTGCAAAAATCTCAATCCCAATGTCCCAAACTTATGCCAGATGTACTGCTCCG aCTTATTGAATCCCAATCTCAAGGATACTGTTATCTGCGCCATGAAGATAACTCAAGATCCCCAGGGCCTGGGCAGCTG GGAGGCATGGAGGCATCACTGCCAGGGCAAAGACCTCAGTGACTGGGTGGACGGCTGTGAGCTGTAG